Proteins encoded by one window of Azospirillum thiophilum:
- a CDS encoding phage head spike fiber domain-containing protein produces MSMLSEALARLRQYNLNPFKIDTNPFGLTGTGGTDTNLEPMLADVATVGTELQTALGTTAAGLSAVLMAWDVGTAVGDPGAGKMRASSPNPATGSYSLVLSTTDADGVSIAAVLTELGASSSMTKARARVVKVGDRSTYVDLLVTGVAVAAGYQVVAVTCIGGPGGFATGDAVAMGWVRTGDKGDTGAAGAQGAGPVYYSTPTAGTANAQTLSGPLASLAGNPSIEWIAGATNGSMSRTNACLQSADFSTTWATFGGAAVTANTATAPDGTTNADMISGGTGAGVNQSISVTADTTTRVYSTFLKAGTSSACRIQLNHGSAQCGLNVNLSAGTISTWFGSPVASSIDPIPGGFYRVSVAIANNSGTTIVPHVFPVQGSGSGTVYAWGAQVETGSVPTAYIPTTIGSVTVTDGYMTLAVGSTQARPLLDYAGKAPAAGAVTYGRKYVVTYDGAYWRLAGGGAGASSVNLAATHAALFSI; encoded by the coding sequence ATGAGCATGCTTTCCGAAGCCTTGGCTCGTCTGAGGCAATACAATCTGAATCCGTTCAAGATCGACACCAATCCTTTCGGTCTGACCGGAACCGGTGGCACGGACACGAACCTGGAACCGATGCTGGCGGACGTCGCCACCGTTGGGACAGAGTTGCAGACTGCACTCGGTACGACGGCGGCAGGGCTGTCGGCGGTGCTGATGGCGTGGGACGTTGGCACCGCCGTTGGCGATCCGGGGGCGGGAAAGATGCGGGCCAGCAGCCCGAACCCTGCCACCGGCAGCTACAGCTTGGTTCTGTCGACCACCGATGCGGATGGGGTGAGCATCGCCGCGGTGCTGACTGAACTGGGCGCGTCCAGCTCCATGACCAAGGCTCGTGCGAGGGTGGTAAAAGTGGGCGACCGGTCGACTTATGTTGATCTGCTAGTGACGGGCGTCGCGGTGGCCGCCGGGTATCAGGTGGTCGCGGTGACCTGCATCGGCGGTCCCGGTGGTTTTGCCACCGGGGATGCAGTTGCGATGGGGTGGGTAAGGACCGGTGACAAGGGCGATACAGGCGCTGCCGGTGCGCAGGGTGCCGGCCCAGTCTACTACTCCACCCCGACCGCCGGCACTGCGAATGCCCAGACCCTGTCAGGCCCGTTGGCGTCGCTGGCCGGCAACCCGAGCATCGAATGGATCGCAGGTGCCACGAACGGCTCTATGTCTCGCACTAACGCCTGCCTCCAATCCGCCGACTTTTCCACGACCTGGGCGACATTCGGCGGGGCGGCGGTCACGGCCAACACCGCGACCGCACCGGATGGCACCACGAATGCTGACATGATCAGCGGTGGCACCGGGGCGGGCGTCAACCAGTCGATCAGCGTTACCGCCGACACCACGACCCGCGTGTATTCGACCTTCCTGAAGGCCGGCACTTCGTCCGCTTGCCGCATCCAGCTTAATCACGGCTCTGCGCAATGCGGCCTGAACGTCAACCTGAGTGCCGGCACAATCAGCACTTGGTTCGGCTCCCCGGTCGCGTCCAGCATCGACCCGATCCCCGGTGGCTTTTATCGGGTGTCCGTCGCAATTGCCAACAACAGTGGCACCACCATCGTGCCGCACGTCTTCCCGGTCCAGGGATCAGGCAGTGGCACCGTCTATGCCTGGGGCGCACAGGTCGAAACCGGTAGCGTGCCCACCGCCTACATCCCCACCACTATCGGCTCTGTCACGGTAACGGATGGGTACATGACGCTGGCTGTGGGATCGACGCAGGCCCGGCCGCTGCTGGACTATGCCGGTAAGGCCCCCGCCGCCGGGGCCGTCACCTATGGTCGCAAGTATGTTGTGACTTACGACGGAGCCTACTGGCGGCTTGCCGGTGGCGGTGCCGGTGCCTCGTCTGTGAACCTTGCCGCGACCCATGCGGCCCTCTTCTCGATCTGA
- a CDS encoding ABC transporter ATP-binding protein produces the protein MTVPPTTPPKIALQGVTKHFGPKKVLNGIDLEVGKGESLVVIGGSGTGKSVMLKSILGLLTPDSGSIKVDGQETTRLRSRDREKLLHKFGMLFQGAALFDSLPVWENVAFGLIQGEHMPRAKAKEIAIAKLGAVGLTPDVAELSPSELSGGMQKRVGLARAIADEPEIIFFDEPTTGLDPIMADVINELIVQCVKDLGATAVTITHDMASARKIADRIAMIYQGRIIWTGHARDIDNSGNAYVDQFVHGRADGPIRMQIRAL, from the coding sequence ATGACCGTCCCGCCCACCACTCCCCCGAAGATCGCGCTCCAGGGCGTCACCAAGCATTTCGGCCCGAAGAAGGTGCTGAACGGCATCGACCTGGAGGTCGGCAAGGGCGAGTCGCTGGTCGTCATCGGCGGGTCGGGCACCGGCAAGTCGGTGATGCTGAAGAGCATCCTCGGCCTGCTGACGCCGGATTCCGGCTCGATCAAGGTCGATGGGCAGGAGACGACGCGGCTGCGCTCGCGCGACCGCGAGAAGCTGCTGCACAAGTTCGGCATGCTGTTCCAGGGCGCCGCCCTGTTCGACAGCCTGCCAGTGTGGGAGAATGTCGCCTTCGGCCTGATCCAGGGCGAGCATATGCCGCGCGCCAAGGCCAAGGAGATCGCCATCGCCAAGCTGGGCGCCGTCGGCCTCACCCCCGACGTGGCGGAGCTGTCGCCCTCTGAGCTGTCGGGCGGCATGCAGAAGCGCGTCGGCCTCGCCCGCGCCATCGCCGACGAGCCGGAGATCATCTTCTTCGACGAGCCGACGACCGGCCTCGACCCGATCATGGCCGATGTCATCAATGAACTGATCGTGCAGTGCGTGAAGGATCTCGGCGCCACCGCGGTCACCATCACCCACGACATGGCCTCGGCCCGCAAGATCGCCGACCGCATCGCCATGATCTACCAGGGCCGCATCATCTGGACCGGCCACGCCCGCGACATCGACAATTCGGGCAACGCCTATGTCGACCAGTTCGTCCATGGCCGGGCGGACGGGCCGATCAGGATGCAGATCAGGGCACTCTGA
- a CDS encoding endonuclease III domain-containing protein: MSLQSATSPAFDIDEAFRRLRVAVAPFPKAAMFELRDRGHASPFEQLVASLISARTRDETTLAVSERLFAVADTPAAMAALPEDRLADLLHGATFPEPKARDIRDLSRRIVEEHGGEVPDTPDALMRFHGVGPKIAALTLAVGFGIPALAVDVHVHRIANRWGYVAARTPERTMTALLAVLPRHYWVEINERLVPFGKWICTGERPRCSTCPLLSMCARVGVTGSR, encoded by the coding sequence GTGAGCCTGCAATCCGCGACATCACCGGCCTTCGACATCGACGAGGCCTTCCGCCGCCTGCGGGTCGCGGTCGCTCCCTTTCCCAAGGCGGCGATGTTCGAACTGCGCGACCGCGGCCACGCCTCTCCCTTCGAGCAGCTGGTGGCGAGCCTGATCTCAGCCCGCACGCGGGACGAGACGACGCTGGCGGTCTCCGAGCGGCTGTTCGCCGTCGCCGACACCCCGGCGGCGATGGCGGCCCTGCCGGAGGACCGGCTGGCCGACCTGCTGCACGGCGCAACCTTCCCCGAGCCGAAGGCCCGCGACATCCGCGACCTCTCCCGCCGGATCGTCGAGGAGCATGGCGGCGAGGTGCCCGACACCCCCGATGCGCTGATGCGCTTCCATGGGGTGGGGCCGAAGATCGCGGCACTGACGCTGGCGGTCGGCTTCGGCATCCCGGCCCTGGCGGTCGATGTCCATGTCCACCGCATCGCCAACCGCTGGGGCTATGTCGCCGCCCGCACACCGGAACGGACGATGACGGCGCTGCTGGCGGTGCTGCCCCGGCACTATTGGGTCGAGATCAACGAGCGGCTGGTGCCCTTCGGCAAATGGATATGCACCGGCGAGCGGCCGCGCTGCTCCACCTGCCCGCTGCTGTCGATGTGCGCCCGGGTGGGCGTCACCGGGTCGCGCTGA
- a CDS encoding lysozyme, with protein sequence MTNPVSPATIALVKHFEGLRLTAYLCPAGVPTIGYGHTAGVKMGQTITSAQADAFLSADLAVAAAQVDRLVRVPVNDDQRGALSSFVFNLGAGNLQSSTLLKLLNARDYDGASIQFERWVYAKVKGVSTRLPGLVARRAAEAALFSGQTAQAQGSICTCDGNG encoded by the coding sequence ATGACCAACCCTGTGTCACCCGCCACCATCGCCTTGGTGAAGCACTTCGAAGGACTGCGCCTGACTGCCTACCTCTGCCCGGCCGGGGTGCCGACCATCGGCTACGGTCATACCGCGGGCGTGAAGATGGGTCAGACCATCACTTCCGCCCAGGCTGACGCTTTCCTGTCGGCCGATCTGGCTGTTGCTGCCGCCCAGGTCGACCGGCTGGTCAGAGTGCCGGTAAACGACGATCAACGCGGCGCGCTTTCCTCCTTCGTCTTCAACCTGGGGGCCGGCAACCTGCAAAGCTCCACTCTGCTGAAGCTGCTGAACGCCCGCGATTACGACGGAGCGTCCATCCAGTTCGAGCGGTGGGTCTATGCCAAGGTCAAAGGCGTGTCGACTCGGCTGCCCGGTCTCGTCGCCCGCCGCGCTGCCGAAGCCGCCCTGTTCTCCGGCCAGACGGCCCAGGCACAGGGCAGCATCTGCACCTGCGACGGCAACGGCTGA
- a CDS encoding glycine-rich protein has protein sequence MAMFQPLSVALGASTSAAAIRAATAQPFSNRVAYGVGGDAGLTGTGTYLFTVPAGITLLKARFWGASGGSGSNGGPGGFMEVDIPVTPGEVLTLVIPTAGSNSAAGSPGGGAPGYLGDGGGGYAVIRRGSTDLAIAAGGGGIGDVGLGGAGGPATGGDGVAAGTLGGSYGGLGGTQSAGGANGNSGGTTSGQYQGANYYQGGAGGGGYYGGGSGALQSGVGRGGGGGGSNWYNSALVSLVSNLRGDAAAVTANVDYAGTAGRAGNAGRIVLRY, from the coding sequence ATGGCGATGTTCCAGCCGTTGAGTGTCGCGCTGGGCGCCAGTACCAGCGCAGCCGCGATCCGGGCCGCGACGGCACAGCCATTCAGCAACCGGGTTGCGTATGGTGTGGGGGGCGACGCCGGACTTACCGGGACCGGAACCTATCTCTTCACCGTCCCGGCCGGCATTACCCTGCTTAAGGCGCGGTTTTGGGGTGCCTCTGGCGGCAGCGGCAGCAATGGCGGCCCTGGCGGCTTCATGGAGGTGGACATCCCCGTCACCCCCGGCGAGGTGCTGACGCTGGTGATCCCGACGGCGGGTAGCAACTCCGCTGCGGGCAGTCCCGGCGGGGGAGCGCCCGGATATCTCGGCGATGGCGGCGGTGGTTATGCGGTGATCCGGCGAGGATCGACCGATCTGGCGATTGCTGCCGGCGGCGGCGGTATAGGGGATGTCGGCCTTGGCGGTGCCGGTGGTCCGGCGACCGGTGGGGATGGCGTGGCTGCTGGCACCCTTGGCGGCAGTTACGGCGGCCTTGGTGGCACGCAATCGGCTGGCGGTGCCAATGGCAACAGCGGCGGCACGACATCCGGGCAGTATCAGGGCGCCAACTACTATCAGGGCGGTGCCGGCGGCGGCGGATACTACGGTGGCGGCTCCGGGGCGCTGCAAAGTGGCGTTGGGCGCGGCGGCGGCGGCGGCGGCTCCAACTGGTACAATTCGGCCCTGGTCTCGCTTGTCAGCAACCTTCGCGGCGACGCCGCCGCCGTGACCGCCAATGTCGACTATGCGGGTACTGCCGGCCGGGCTGGCAATGCCGGCCGCATCGTGCTGCGCTACTGA